One stretch of Jiangella gansuensis DSM 44835 DNA includes these proteins:
- a CDS encoding PP2C family protein-serine/threonine phosphatase produces the protein MTTRPAALLGFAGVVSGRRPAGPITRRLIREPVVLACLLAGTLLLGLVMVAWTSMVPAIALVLPLLFGGLFLAPRALAWLVGTAAFCLIAGGIAIDVDQTFVAVTVVVGITAVVSLGLARSRARLGLQGTMGESMLVDLRDRLTAQGKVPALPRGWEVEQVHHAAERSSFSGDFAVSTRSADGWTLELALVDVSGKGHNAGTRALLLSGAFGGLLGSLPPEQFLPAANAYLLRQRWPEGFATAVHLVVDLRTGEYEVRSAGHPPAIHFHAGSGRWATLDAAGGLLGVFDQDSYVPASGRLRPGDALMLYTDGLVEAPRRDLSDGIDKLQGEAERLIAKGFRDGAKKLIDAVASSDADDRALLLLWRT, from the coding sequence GTGACGACTCGACCGGCCGCCCTCCTCGGGTTCGCCGGTGTGGTATCCGGTAGGCGTCCGGCCGGCCCCATCACCCGCCGGCTCATCCGCGAACCCGTGGTGCTGGCCTGCCTGCTCGCCGGCACGCTGCTGCTGGGCCTGGTCATGGTCGCCTGGACGTCCATGGTGCCGGCCATCGCGCTGGTGCTGCCGCTGCTGTTCGGCGGACTCTTCCTGGCGCCGCGCGCCCTGGCCTGGCTGGTCGGCACCGCCGCGTTCTGCCTGATCGCCGGCGGCATCGCCATCGACGTCGACCAGACGTTCGTCGCCGTCACCGTCGTCGTCGGCATCACCGCCGTGGTGTCGCTCGGGCTGGCTCGGTCGCGGGCGCGGCTGGGCTTGCAGGGCACCATGGGTGAGTCGATGCTCGTCGACCTGCGCGACCGGCTGACCGCGCAGGGCAAGGTGCCGGCGCTGCCCCGCGGCTGGGAGGTCGAGCAGGTCCACCATGCGGCCGAACGGTCCAGCTTCTCCGGCGACTTCGCGGTGTCCACGAGGTCAGCCGACGGCTGGACGCTGGAACTCGCGCTGGTCGACGTGTCCGGCAAGGGCCACAACGCCGGCACCCGGGCGCTGCTGCTGTCAGGCGCCTTCGGCGGGCTGCTCGGTTCGCTGCCGCCGGAGCAGTTCCTGCCCGCCGCCAACGCCTACCTGTTGCGGCAGCGCTGGCCGGAAGGGTTCGCGACGGCCGTGCATCTCGTCGTCGACCTGCGGACGGGGGAGTACGAGGTGCGCTCGGCCGGGCATCCGCCGGCCATCCACTTCCACGCGGGATCCGGCCGCTGGGCCACCCTCGACGCCGCCGGCGGTCTCCTCGGCGTGTTCGACCAGGACTCCTACGTGCCGGCGAGCGGCCGGCTGCGGCCCGGTGACGCCCTCATGCTCTACACCGACGGACTGGTCGAGGCTCCCCGGCGTGACCTGTCCGACGGCATCGACAAACTCCAGGGCGAGGCCGAGCGGCTGATCGCGAAGGGGTTCCGCGACGGCGCCAAGAAGCTCATCGACGCCGTCGCGTCCTCCGACGCCGACGACCGCGCCCTTCTGCTCCTCTGGCGCACCTGA
- a CDS encoding Fpg/Nei family DNA glycosylase, with protein sequence MPEGHTIHRLAGQIADAFGGGPVAVTSPQGRFAAGAAVVDGVRLHAAQAHGKHLFVEFAGRRWVHVHLGLYGKFDVVGGPAGPVRGEVRMRLATPAAHADLRGPTVCEVLGDEEKAAIHTRLGADPLRGDDPTAALERVGRSRTPVGVLLMDQTVLAGVGNVYRAEALFRAGVDPARPGRSVPAPVLAAIWDDLVKLMTTGVATGRIDTVRPEHEPDAMGRPPRVDDHGGEVYVYRRAGQPCLVCGTEVRAGTAAARNVFWCPRCQR encoded by the coding sequence GTGCCCGAGGGTCACACGATCCACCGGCTGGCCGGCCAGATCGCCGACGCGTTCGGCGGCGGGCCGGTCGCGGTGACCAGCCCGCAGGGACGCTTCGCCGCCGGTGCCGCCGTCGTCGACGGTGTTCGGCTGCATGCCGCGCAGGCGCACGGCAAGCACCTGTTCGTCGAGTTCGCCGGCCGCCGCTGGGTGCACGTGCACCTCGGGCTGTACGGGAAGTTCGACGTCGTGGGCGGGCCGGCCGGGCCCGTGCGCGGCGAGGTGCGGATGCGGTTGGCGACGCCCGCCGCCCACGCCGACCTGCGCGGACCCACCGTCTGCGAAGTGTTGGGCGATGAGGAGAAGGCCGCCATCCACACCCGGCTCGGCGCGGACCCGTTGCGCGGCGACGACCCTACGGCCGCGCTGGAACGCGTCGGGCGCAGCCGCACCCCCGTCGGCGTGCTGCTGATGGACCAGACCGTACTGGCCGGCGTCGGGAACGTGTACCGCGCCGAGGCACTGTTCCGCGCCGGCGTCGACCCGGCCCGCCCGGGTCGCTCGGTGCCGGCTCCGGTCCTGGCGGCCATCTGGGACGACCTCGTGAAGCTCATGACGACCGGCGTCGCGACCGGCCGCATCGACACCGTCCGCCCCGAGCACGAGCCCGACGCGATGGGACGACCGCCACGGGTGGACGACCACGGCGGCGAGGTCTACGTGTATCGCCGCGCCGGCCAGCCGTGCCTGGTGTGCGGGACCGAGGTCCGCGCCGGAACCGCCGCCGCCCGGAACGTCTTCTGGTGCCCGCGCTGCCAACGCTGA
- a CDS encoding Rid family hydrolase: MSSNPTRRRVLAVAVGTGLTTLAVTGGAIAASRIGQPRPREIRFNLAPPAQAPDPFLAGGVAFGSQASIYFSSGIGPSALNTEAPAGTPERYIDPEQYPGGQLPAGVTVTEAQGMNAMARIRENLESQGLTLANVTSMRIYLQAPPGTARADYDGWNRAYRKWMANVNRVTGEVIAAYQPVGFPNATRPSRTNLEVATLPVAGWLVEIEVVAAYPG, from the coding sequence ATGTCCTCGAACCCCACCCGGCGCCGCGTCCTCGCCGTCGCCGTCGGCACCGGACTCACCACGCTCGCCGTCACCGGCGGCGCCATCGCGGCCAGCCGGATCGGCCAGCCGCGGCCGCGAGAGATCCGCTTCAACCTGGCGCCGCCCGCCCAGGCGCCCGACCCGTTCCTGGCCGGCGGCGTCGCGTTCGGCTCGCAGGCGTCGATCTACTTCTCCAGCGGCATCGGCCCGTCCGCACTGAACACGGAGGCGCCGGCCGGCACGCCCGAGCGGTACATCGACCCGGAGCAGTACCCGGGTGGCCAGCTGCCCGCCGGCGTCACCGTCACCGAGGCGCAGGGCATGAACGCGATGGCCCGCATCCGGGAGAACCTGGAATCCCAGGGGCTGACACTGGCGAACGTCACCAGCATGCGCATCTACCTGCAGGCCCCGCCCGGAACCGCCCGCGCCGACTACGACGGCTGGAACCGCGCCTACCGGAAGTGGATGGCGAACGTGAACCGGGTGACCGGCGAGGTCATCGCGGCCTACCAGCCGGTCGGATTCCCCAACGCCACCCGCCCGTCGCGGACCAACCTCGAGGTGGCGACGCTCCCAGTGGCCGGCTGGCTGGTCGAGATCGAGGTCGTCGCGGCGTATCCCGGGTGA